The following are from one region of the Verrucomicrobiaceae bacterium genome:
- a CDS encoding MOSC domain-containing protein — protein sequence MTLRHIYISPEHNFFGHHGQPAGQAPMIEVPEVQCVAGKGLRGDRFFGFKEDYKGQVTFFEHEVYERLCERFGVIGVPPSVFRRNVITRGVDLNALIGAEFEVQGVRFLGTQESAPCYWMNQAFAEGAEEAMKGHGGLRAKILTDGVLRVS from the coding sequence ATGACTCTCCGTCACATCTACATCTCCCCGGAGCACAATTTCTTCGGGCACCACGGCCAGCCCGCCGGCCAGGCACCGATGATCGAGGTGCCAGAGGTGCAGTGCGTGGCGGGAAAGGGACTGCGCGGGGATCGCTTTTTTGGCTTTAAAGAGGATTACAAAGGCCAGGTCACTTTTTTCGAGCATGAGGTGTATGAGCGGCTGTGTGAGCGCTTTGGCGTGATCGGTGTGCCGCCATCGGTTTTCCGGCGGAATGTCATCACGCGGGGTGTGGACCTGAACGCGCTCATCGGGGCCGAGTTTGAGGTGCAGGGGGTGCGTTTCCTGGGCACGCAGGAGAGCGCTCCGTGCTACTGGATGAATCAAGCCTTCGCGGAGGGGGCCGAGGAGGCGATGAAGGGCCACGGCGGGCTACGGGCGAAAATTCTCACGGATGGTGTCCTCCGCGTGTCATGA
- a CDS encoding molybdenum cofactor guanylyltransferase gives MSYAAVLLCGGRSTRMGRDKALFEWHGQPLWALQIEKLGTLAPVRLLLSCREEQGIRHPAAECVYDPPGSDDGPLGAITRCLELVQMPLLVLAVDMPWMTADFLRERVLPGGFFRGEHGWEALCAVYEPRMLPVMQKALHQRHLALQPVIDACSPLAREMASEDRAFFRNANHPDDLAVPFLKPPMR, from the coding sequence ATGAGCTATGCGGCTGTTTTGCTCTGTGGTGGCCGATCCACGCGTATGGGCCGGGATAAGGCCCTCTTCGAGTGGCATGGGCAGCCGCTTTGGGCACTCCAAATCGAAAAACTCGGCACACTCGCTCCCGTACGCCTTTTGCTGTCTTGCCGGGAGGAGCAGGGCATCCGGCATCCGGCAGCGGAGTGTGTCTATGATCCGCCTGGGAGCGATGATGGCCCTCTGGGTGCCATCACGCGTTGCCTAGAGCTGGTGCAGATGCCGCTGCTGGTGCTCGCGGTGGATATGCCGTGGATGACAGCGGATTTTCTGCGTGAGCGAGTCCTCCCCGGCGGCTTTTTTCGCGGAGAGCACGGCTGGGAGGCCCTGTGTGCGGTGTATGAGCCCCGCATGCTTCCTGTGATGCAAAAAGCACTCCACCAGCGACATCTCGCCCTCCAGCCTGTGATTGATGCCTGCTCCCCACTGGCTCGCGAGATGGCATCGGAAGATAGAGCCTTTTTTCGCAATGCGAATCACCCGGACGACTTAGCGGTGCCGTTTCTGAAGCCGCCCATGCGATAG
- a CDS encoding ABC transporter ATP-binding protein, protein MSTPLLTVRDLKIAFRRQDAEPTLAVKGIDLELMHGESLALVGESGSGKSATALALARLLPEPPAQISAIELNLAGHEILSLPPKELRKVRGKEIAYIFQEPTTSLNPVLTIRTQIGESLALHRPDVSKADRDAEIVHWLTKVGITQPEKRLHAYAHELSGGMQQRVMIAMALCCRPKLLIADEPTTALDVTIQKQIMDLLADLRRELGMSIILITHNLSIIRSVADRVAVMFRGQIVETGSADAVLKNPQHPYTRALVNCIPKMGPKQPRLQAIDYELLKSA, encoded by the coding sequence ATGTCCACACCACTGCTCACTGTACGCGACTTGAAGATCGCCTTTCGGCGTCAGGACGCCGAGCCCACCCTGGCCGTGAAAGGCATCGACCTAGAGCTCATGCACGGCGAGTCCCTCGCCCTCGTCGGCGAGAGCGGCAGCGGCAAAAGCGCCACCGCACTCGCCCTCGCACGCCTTTTGCCAGAGCCACCTGCTCAAATCAGCGCCATCGAGCTGAACCTCGCCGGACACGAAATCTTGAGCCTCCCACCGAAGGAGCTGCGCAAAGTGCGTGGCAAAGAAATCGCCTACATCTTTCAGGAGCCCACCACCTCGCTCAATCCCGTGCTCACCATCCGCACCCAGATCGGCGAGTCCCTCGCCCTGCATCGGCCGGATGTCTCCAAAGCCGACCGTGATGCCGAGATCGTGCACTGGCTGACCAAAGTGGGCATCACCCAGCCGGAGAAGCGGCTCCACGCCTATGCGCATGAGCTCAGTGGCGGCATGCAGCAGCGGGTCATGATCGCCATGGCACTCTGCTGCCGCCCGAAGCTCCTCATCGCCGACGAGCCCACCACCGCACTCGACGTCACCATCCAAAAGCAAATCATGGACCTCCTCGCCGATCTGCGGCGTGAGCTCGGCATGAGCATCATCCTCATCACGCATAACCTCAGCATCATCCGCTCCGTCGCCGACCGCGTCGCAGTCATGTTCCGTGGTCAAATCGTCGAAACCGGCAGCGCCGATGCCGTCCTGAAAAATCCCCAGCACCCCTACACGCGAGCGCTCGTGAACTGCATCCCCAAAATGGGCCCCAAGCAGCCCCGACTCCAAGCCATCGACTACGAGCTGCTGAAATCAGCGTGA